The Acidobacteriota bacterium region CAGATTCAACTTTGCGGCAAGCGCTTGTGGCTGGATGGACGGATGGCGCGAAACTTCTTCAAGAAGTTGAAACAGACTGGCTTCCAAATGAAAGTCGCTCTTCATGGGAGATTGTCGGCGGCGGATGCGCTCCGCCGCTTATGGCCCTCTTAAGGCTTCTGGGAAAGGTTCAAATCCGAACAGTCCTTCATGCAATAAGCTAGAGTTCATAAAGTGTACCGCGATTTCTGGCTTGTGCCAAATGGCGGCACTTGAGCCAGACGCGACTCTATCCCCGTAACGTCAATTCCTGGTACATGGCCGGAATGCAGTATGATCAGGTTTTGGAAGTGCCATGACTCCCATATTTCGAACCTGCTGGAAAATCACTCCACGCGAGGCGATGCTGCTGCAGGAGAGGCTGCGCGAGCGGGTGGTGCTGGAAGACAGCTTCAAGCAGATCCGCTATGTGGCAGGCGCCGACATCGCTTTTGACCCGGCAACCGAAGTGGCGTTCGCCGGAGTCATTGTTTACCGTTACCCGTCGCTCAAAGAAGTTGAGCGCCGGATGGCCCGCCGAAAATTGCAATTTCCCTACGTGCCGGGGCTGCTCTCTTTTCGTGAAATCCCGATCCTGGCGGCGGCTTTCGCGCGTCTGGAGACCGAACCTGACCTTCTCCTGATCGACGGCCATGGCCGCGCCCACCCACGGCTGTTCGGGCTGGCGTGCCACGTGGGCTTGTTATTTGATAAACCGGCTATCGGATGTGCCAAGTCCCTTCTGGTTGGGGAAGCGGGTGAGCCCGGCGTGAAGTCTGGATCAACTGCGCCGCTCGACTATCGCGGAGAGCGCGTGGGCACGGTGCTGCGAACCCGTGACCATACGCGGCCCATCTTTGTGACCCAGGGGCACCGCATCTCTCTCGCAACCGCAGTGAAGGTGGTCCGCAAGTGCGCGGACGGCTATCGCATTCCCAGGCCTACTCGCGAGGCCGACCACTACGTGCGCGAACTCCGCCGTGCCTACCAGCAGAGGTTGCAGAGAAGTTAGCGCCGCCGGCTGTCCTGTGCGAAAAGCCGGTGTGGCGCCGTGCCGGTGTCTATCCTGGAGTTGAGAGGCAACGCGGACCGCTTCAGGCAGAAGTTTTGTCGCTTGCCAGGCTCAGCGCCACGCCTTTCGTCTGGAGGTTCTTCTCGATTTGCGCCAGAACGTTGGAAGGGCAGCCCTCCCAGGAGGCAACCATCTGGTTACCTTGATAGGGCAGATCTTTCACGCCTTCCTTGCTTGAAAAGAATCCGCCTACAACAAGGTCCCGCAGGTGGTTGAAAAACGCCACGTAATTCAGGTCTTCAGCCGAGGCCTTATCGGGATATGCGATGCGGTCCAGGATCTTCTTCTGCTGGGCAGAGGTGGAGTCAATGAAATCATGGCTAAACACCCGATTGCATTCCAGGTCGAGCCAGGTAAGGCCGCCCAGAATTTCCGCCTTGAGCCTTCCGCCTCTGAAATCGAGCCAGTCGTCGATAAACTCCGGAACCCCCGCCTGGGTGGCGCTGCTGCTTCGCTCGTCGGCAGGAATGATCAGATCGCTCAGCGCATTAATGGTTTCCCACTCGTGATCGTTGAAGGCCTTCCGCTTGTAGCCGGATGCCGCCCCCGCGGATGCGCTGCCGCGGGTCTTCTGAGGCGCCGCTACGGCAGCGCCCAGCGGGACCAATGCAGCAGCTGGAACAGCCGAGAAGACTTTCAGCATGTCGCGCCGTTTGATGGCGCCTTTGCGTTTTTCGTTTTCCTTTTCAGCCATGATGCGTATAGCCCCCTGTTACAGCCGCGATGATTGCTTTTAAATGTTGCGTTTCTTAACCTCATCCACAATGTGCTCTGAAGTCCGCCAGGCCAGCGCCAGAATAGTGAGCGTGGGGTTCTTGTCGGCGTTGCTCACGAACGGTGCTGCGTCTGTAATAAACAAGTTCTTGCAATCCCAGGCCTGGCAATAGGCGTTCAGTGCCGATGTGCTGCGTTCTGATCCCATCCGCGCCGTGCCCACTTCGTGGATAATCTCGCCGCCGCGCGAGATGCCCCAGTTTTCGTCGGCCCCGGCGGTCTGCACAACTTCTCCGCCGGCGGTTTCAATGATTTCGCGGAAAGTTTCCCGCGCGTGCCGGGCCTGCAGAATTTCATCCTGGGTCCATTTGAAGTGGAATTTGAGCACCGGAATGCCCCATTCATCGACAACGTCCTTGTCGATTTCGCACCAGCTGTCGTCGTTGGGAATCATTTCACCGCGGCTTGAAAAACCGACGAAAGCTCCGAACAATTTCCGGCACCCTTTTTTCAGCTCCGCGCCGTAACCTCCGCCGAGGTAGCGATGCGAGCCGCCGAACGTGCCCTCGCCGGGCATATGGCGCCCGCCGCCGAACTCGATGTGATAACCACGGGAGAAAGGCATCTGGTTCTTGAACTGCTTGTCGTAATTCCACCAGGGCATATAGAGGTGCATCCCGCCGGTGCCGTCATCGTTGTGCGGGGGCAGGTCCATCAGCACGGGGAAGAAGCCTACCGTGCCGTCTGCTCCGACGGTATCCATCAGGTATCGGCCCACGACCCCGGTGGAATTCGCCAGGCCGTCCGGATGCCGCGTGCTGCGCGAATTCAGCAGCAGACGACAGGTCTCGCAATTGCTGGCCGCCAGCACCACAACCTTGCCGCGCGCCTGCACTTCCTTGCGAGTCGTCCTGTCGACGTAGGATACGCCCGTTGCAAGGCCGTCGGGTCCTGTCAGGACCTCACGCACCATGGCATTACAGATGATGTCGAGGTTTCCTGTTTCCATGGCCGGCGGGATCAGCACCGTTGGCGAGGAAAAGTTCGATGAAGTTGCGCAGCTTCGCCCGCATTGTGAGCAGTAATGGCACGCGGGCCTCCCGTTGAGCGGTCGCGTCAGGATCGAGTGACGTGAAGGTATGCAGGTTATGTGGAGCTTTTCACAAGCCTTCTGCACCAGCAACTCGTAGCAGCGGGGCGCAGGCGCCGGCTGGAATTTGCCATCCGGTGCGTTTTCCACGTTTTCAATAGAGCCGTAAACGCCGATCAGTTCCTCTGTCTTGTCGTAATACGGCGCCAGGTCTTCATAAGTAATTGGCCAGTCAAACCCCTTGCCATCGCGCGAGTAAGGTTTAAAGTCGTATGGCCCGAAGCGCAGCGAGATGCGGCCCCAGTGATTGGTGCGGCCTCCCAGCATTCGTGAGCGGAACCATGTCCAATCAGTGCCAGGAGCGTTGGTATAGGGCTCTCCCGGAATCTGCCATCCGCCCACAGCAGCGTCAAAATAACCAAAAGTGGTGTTGGGCTTCACTGCACCACGGTGCGGGGCCTGATAGTCCCACTCAAACATCTTGGATTGCTTGGCTGTGTCATACCAGCCGCCTGCCTCGAGCATCAGGACCTTGGCGCCGGCCCTGGTCAGAACATAAGCGGCCATGCCGCCGCCCGCTCCTGAACCCACAATAATTGCGTCATAAACTCGTGAAGGTTTTTTGATTTGTGCCATGGCCCCTTGCCCCATTAATTTTAAGTTCGGGGGGGAGTGTATCACAAAAATCCCCATCAAGGCTTTTCAGTTGTGATGCAGATTACGAGATTCCGGTTGGGTCAGTCGACGGAGAGAGAAACTGGCCGAAGTTGAACCCCACCCCGCAGCGCTCCAAACCAGGTTGGAACAGGGACCGGTGGAGAGGGCTTCTGAGTTTCGACTGCCAGGGCGTGCTAACATTTAAGAATATGGTTACTGGGGTGGAACGGATCGTGGGGCTGCCATTATCGAGGTTGGTGATGGCGTTTCTGTTTGCAGTAATAGGGCTCCATGCGGCAGACGCCTCTGAACTGGTTGCGGCCGAACTGAAGCCGAAAACGCTGCAGACTTTCAACCATTATGTCGCGCTGGCTGAGGCTCGCATGAAGCGTGATGAGAGCCATCCGAACGACTTTCTGTATATCGAAACCTTGCCCAGGCCTGACTATGATTCCATCATGGAAACCCTCAGGCAAGGCCAGGTTTACGTTCAACCCGTCAGAATGCTCGACGCTGACGGGGACTCTATTGATGTTCCCGACGGCATGATTCATCACTGGGTGGGAGATATTTTCATACCCGGAAAGTCAGTGGGTTCGGCGCTTGAAATTCTGCGCGACTATGACAATTTCAAGAATATCTACAAACCGGAAGTCGTCCGCTCGCAGCTCATACGGAGTGAAATCCACAACAACTACAAGGTTTATTTGCGCCTGCAGAAGAAGAGTGTTGTGACGGTTACGCTTGACACCTGGTATGACATCCATTTCACGCCTGTCAGCAAGGACAACGGGTACAGCCGGAGCGTCTCGACGCGCATTCAGCAGGTGGATGACGCGGGGACGCCAAACGAGCACCTTGAGCCTGTTGGGAACGACAGCGGCTACCTCTGGCGCATCAATTCCTACTGGCGGTATCAGCAGCGCGGCAACGGCGTAATTATCGAGTGGGAATCGATCTCCCTTTCACGCGACGTACCGTTTCTGGTGGCCTGGTTTGTAAACCCCCTCATCCGCAAGATCGCTCGTGAAGCAGTGTCCGACATGCTGACGGCCACGCGAAAGGCGGTGCTGGCCGAGAACGGCCAGCACGAGCAGGCGAATTCCACAGCCCGATAATTCCCCCTCGCACCTCGCCTCAATCCAGCAACTTTTGCACGGCAAGAGCTGATAGAATCCACCAAATTTTCACGGCGGGCTCAGGGGCGCGCGGGAGTGGTTCCGCGTTCGGTAAAGGGAATCACTGATTTCTGCAATCATTTCTTCTTGCGAACCAGGCGGTCGAGGCTCACGGGCCCGCCGCCGGCCACAAACAGATAGAGAAAGACGAAGCAGTACACCACGGCCAGTTCTCCGCCGTTCTGAATCGGCATGAAGCCCCTGGGAAAGTGGGCTTTAAAGTAGGCTACAACCATCTCGCCCGAGAGGACGAAGGCCACGGGGACTGTGAAAAGCCCGAAAATCAGCAGTACCCCCCCAACGCTTTCCAGTATGCCGGCCAACCCGAACAGGGAAAACAGGTGAACCCGTTCGGATCCTCCAAACAATCCAAAAAGCTTTTGAAATCCGTGCTCAGAAAAAGTCAGGCCCACAATGATTCTCAACAGTGAACGAAACCCGGGTTCCACAGATCGGATTGTACTAGCCATCCCGCCTCCTCATATTCACTCTGGTAATTTGGCCCTTCGGCTTTTCTAACAGAAAGATAACCGGCGCGCAACAGGGCGTGCACCAGCCGTGCCGCCCTTAGTGTTCCGGAAAAAAAGGAAACAGCCTGCGGATCTCAGCGTCGCTCGGCTGGCTGCCGTATTCTGTGATTTCAAAAGCCTCTGCATGATGAACGGAATCCGCCCGCGCGCTGTACCATTTTTTCAGCGATTCCCTCCATTCCGCGGGCACGCCGTCCGGGCGCTGAGTGCGAAGCCACTGCTTGCGTGACGCTGCGTCTTTGGGGACTTCAGACAGCTTGCCGTCGTGCCAGGGCAGCCACTCATAAACCTGCGAGACGTGCGCATCGAGCATGTCGATCTTTTTATCGTAGACATCATCAATGGAGACCACGATGTCCGGGCGGAATGGCTGCGGGCGCTCGAAGTTGTCCGAAAAATAGAGGAAGACGGGATTCTTGCGTAGAGCAGGGACATCTGTGACGACGTTGGGCACCGTCACCATGTAG contains the following coding sequences:
- a CDS encoding deoxyribonuclease V, giving the protein MTPIFRTCWKITPREAMLLQERLRERVVLEDSFKQIRYVAGADIAFDPATEVAFAGVIVYRYPSLKEVERRMARRKLQFPYVPGLLSFREIPILAAAFARLETEPDLLLIDGHGRAHPRLFGLACHVGLLFDKPAIGCAKSLLVGEAGEPGVKSGSTAPLDYRGERVGTVLRTRDHTRPIFVTQGHRISLATAVKVVRKCADGYRIPRPTREADHYVRELRRAYQQRLQRS
- a CDS encoding gluconate 2-dehydrogenase subunit 3 family protein, which codes for MAEKENEKRKGAIKRRDMLKVFSAVPAAALVPLGAAVAAPQKTRGSASAGAASGYKRKAFNDHEWETINALSDLIIPADERSSSATQAGVPEFIDDWLDFRGGRLKAEILGGLTWLDLECNRVFSHDFIDSTSAQQKKILDRIAYPDKASAEDLNYVAFFNHLRDLVVGGFFSSKEGVKDLPYQGNQMVASWEGCPSNVLAQIEKNLQTKGVALSLASDKTSA
- a CDS encoding DoxX family protein; translation: MASTIRSVEPGFRSLLRIIVGLTFSEHGFQKLFGLFGGSERVHLFSLFGLAGILESVGGVLLIFGLFTVPVAFVLSGEMVVAYFKAHFPRGFMPIQNGGELAVVYCFVFLYLFVAGGGPVSLDRLVRKKK
- a CDS encoding GMC family oxidoreductase, with translation MAQIKKPSRVYDAIIVGSGAGGGMAAYVLTRAGAKVLMLEAGGWYDTAKQSKMFEWDYQAPHRGAVKPNTTFGYFDAAVGGWQIPGEPYTNAPGTDWTWFRSRMLGGRTNHWGRISLRFGPYDFKPYSRDGKGFDWPITYEDLAPYYDKTEELIGVYGSIENVENAPDGKFQPAPAPRCYELLVQKACEKLHITCIPSRHSILTRPLNGRPACHYCSQCGRSCATSSNFSSPTVLIPPAMETGNLDIICNAMVREVLTGPDGLATGVSYVDRTTRKEVQARGKVVVLAASNCETCRLLLNSRSTRHPDGLANSTGVVGRYLMDTVGADGTVGFFPVLMDLPPHNDDGTGGMHLYMPWWNYDKQFKNQMPFSRGYHIEFGGGRHMPGEGTFGGSHRYLGGGYGAELKKGCRKLFGAFVGFSSRGEMIPNDDSWCEIDKDVVDEWGIPVLKFHFKWTQDEILQARHARETFREIIETAGGEVVQTAGADENWGISRGGEIIHEVGTARMGSERSTSALNAYCQAWDCKNLFITDAAPFVSNADKNPTLTILALAWRTSEHIVDEVKKRNI